The Thermococcus thermotolerans genome contains a region encoding:
- a CDS encoding ADP-specific glucokinase, producing the protein MSWDALYSSAFDKVRGNIGNVGGVLLAYNTNIDAIKYLDSRDLERRINSVGKDEVMRYSDEIPEKITSLEHLLGGILWSVRRGKAAELFVESCTVRFYMKRWGWDELRMGGQVGIMANLLGGVYGVPVIAHVPQLSRLQAELFKDGPIYVPKTEDGKLRLVHPKDFVGDEENCIHYIYEFPRGFRAFDFEAPRENRFIGSADDYNPNVYIRPEFTEHFEEIASNARLAIISGLQALTKKNYREPFEEMKRHLDVLERRNIPVHLEFAFTADETVRKALVDVLGSFHSIGLNEVELASIMEVVGEKPLAKKLLAHDPVDPLAVTEAMLKLAERTGVKRVHFHTYGYYLALTAYKGEFVRDALLFAALAAAAKAKLGDVRSIGDVVKAMNVPVNEKAKTVEAVLEEKYGMKNGIADVDGYQLSFVPTRIVKKPKSTVGIGDTISSSAFVGEFALRP; encoded by the coding sequence GATAAAGTTCGCGGGAACATCGGGAATGTTGGAGGTGTTCTTCTCGCATACAACACGAACATCGACGCCATAAAGTACCTTGACTCCAGAGACCTTGAGCGCCGGATAAATAGTGTGGGGAAAGATGAAGTCATGAGGTACTCTGACGAGATCCCCGAGAAGATAACCTCCCTTGAGCACCTCCTCGGCGGAATCCTCTGGAGCGTCCGCCGGGGCAAGGCCGCGGAACTCTTCGTGGAGAGCTGCACCGTCAGGTTCTACATGAAGCGCTGGGGCTGGGACGAGCTGAGGATGGGCGGCCAGGTTGGAATAATGGCCAACCTCCTCGGTGGAGTCTACGGTGTTCCGGTTATAGCTCACGTTCCCCAGCTGTCAAGGCTCCAGGCGGAGCTCTTCAAGGACGGGCCGATTTATGTCCCCAAGACCGAAGATGGAAAGCTCAGGCTCGTCCACCCGAAGGACTTCGTCGGGGACGAGGAGAACTGCATCCACTACATCTACGAGTTCCCGCGCGGGTTCAGGGCCTTTGACTTCGAGGCACCGAGGGAGAACCGCTTCATAGGCTCGGCTGACGACTACAACCCGAACGTGTACATAAGACCCGAGTTCACCGAGCATTTTGAGGAGATAGCCTCAAACGCCCGGCTCGCCATCATCAGCGGCCTTCAGGCGCTCACGAAGAAGAACTACCGAGAGCCTTTTGAAGAGATGAAGCGGCATCTGGATGTTCTGGAAAGAAGAAACATCCCCGTCCACCTTGAGTTCGCCTTCACAGCAGATGAAACGGTCAGAAAAGCCCTCGTTGATGTGCTCGGCTCATTCCACAGCATCGGCCTCAATGAGGTGGAGCTTGCGTCCATAATGGAGGTTGTGGGAGAAAAGCCCCTAGCGAAAAAGCTCCTCGCCCACGACCCTGTTGATCCGCTCGCTGTGACTGAGGCGATGCTCAAACTTGCCGAGAGAACTGGGGTGAAGAGGGTACACTTCCACACCTACGGCTACTACCTGGCACTGACTGCCTATAAGGGCGAGTTCGTTAGAGATGCGCTGCTCTTTGCGGCTTTAGCGGCCGCCGCCAAGGCAAAGCTCGGGGATGTTCGTTCCATAGGCGATGTGGTTAAGGCCATGAACGTCCCGGTGAACGAGAAGGCAAAGACAGTGGAGGCAGTTCTTGAAGAGAAGTACGGCATGAAGAACGGCATTGCCGACGTCGATGGTTACCAGCTTTCGTTCGTCCCAACGAGGATAGTGAAAAAGCCAAAGTCCACCGTGGGAATCGGCGATACAATATCGAGCTCGGCCTTCG